In the Raineyella fluvialis genome, CCGGCGAGGGCAACATCATGGGCGGCGTGCCGAACCCGACCCTGCCGGCCTCCGAGTGGGGCTGGCAGATCGACCCGACCGGCCTGCGGATCATCCTCAACGCCTACTGGGACCGCTGGCGCAAGCCGCTCTTCATCGTGGAGAACGGTCTGGGCGCCAAGGATCAGCTGGTCGAGGTCGACGGCCGGCTGACGGTCGAGGACGACTACCGGATCGCCTACCTCAACGACCACCTGCTCGCCGCCCGGGAGGCGGTCGAGGACGGGGTCGAACTGCTCGGTTACACCAGCTGGGGCTGCATCGACCTGGTCAGCGCCTCCACCGCCCAGCTGAGCAAGCGGTACGGTTTCATCTACGTCGACCGCAACGACGACGGCAGCGGGACCCTGGCCCGCTACCGGAAGAAGTCCTTCGACTGGTACCGCGAGCTGATCGCCTCCAACGGCGCGACGCTGCGCTGAGCCCTCCCCGAGAACAGCAGGACGGAGAACCTCACCGTGGAGATCCTCCGCGTGTTCAACAACAACGTCGTGCTGTCGCGGGACGCGTCCGGTCGGGAGATCATCCTGACCGGGCGCGGCCTGGGGTTCCAGGCCCGCCCCGGCGACAGCATCGACACGGCCCGGATCGTCCGGACGTTCGTCCCCGACGACGGCCGGGACCCGGACAACATGGGCGCCCAGATCGCCGCGATCCCACCGGAGCACGTGCTGCTCGCGGACGAGGCGCTGGCCATCGCCGCTCGCGAGCTGGACACCGACCTGCCCTCGCACGTCGTGGTGGCGCTGGCGGACCACCTCAGCTTCGCGATCAAGCGGGTGCACTCCGGGATCGCCCTCGACTACCCACTGCGCTCGGAGGTGTCCCACCTCTACCCCAAGGAGCTCGCCGCGGCGGCGCACATCGTGGCGTACGTGAACGCCCGGCTGGACGAGCCGATCCCCGACGACGAGGCGATCGCCATCGCCCTGCACCTGGTCAACGCCGGATTCGCCACCGGCGACCTGTCGGAGACCTACCGGATCACCGGCCTGTTCCGGCAGCTCTTCGACGTCCTCGAGCAGGCGTACGGTCGCCCGTTCGACCGGGACACCGTGAGTGCGGCCCGTTTCATCACGCACCTGCGGTATTTCTTCATCCGGATGAAGAAGGGCGAGCAGCTCTCCGAAGGCCACGAGATCCTCGCCGCCGCGATCCAGCAGGCCTACCCCGAGGCGTACGCGTGCGCCCTCAAGCTCACCGCGGTGCTGGAACTGCGACTCGGTGACGAGATCACCGACAACGAGGTGCTCTACCTGACGATGCATGTCGCCCGGCTGGCCAGCGAGCCGGCCACGGCCTGCTGACACCCGTACGTCACGATCCTGCAACCTCTGTTGCTCCGCGGGCCGGGCGGGTATGTGCTTGAAGTGCGACGTGCCCATCGGAAGCGGTAGCAGCCATGACCACGCAGACCTACCAGAGCATCGCCGAGACCGACAGCCAGGAGGGGAGCCACCAGGGCCTCCTCCAGGCCGGCTCCGCCTTTCTCACCATCGCTCTCATCGGGGTCCTCCTCGGCGCCCTTGCCGCCAACAGC is a window encoding:
- a CDS encoding PRD domain-containing protein, producing the protein MEILRVFNNNVVLSRDASGREIILTGRGLGFQARPGDSIDTARIVRTFVPDDGRDPDNMGAQIAAIPPEHVLLADEALAIAARELDTDLPSHVVVALADHLSFAIKRVHSGIALDYPLRSEVSHLYPKELAAAAHIVAYVNARLDEPIPDDEAIAIALHLVNAGFATGDLSETYRITGLFRQLFDVLEQAYGRPFDRDTVSAARFITHLRYFFIRMKKGEQLSEGHEILAAAIQQAYPEAYACALKLTAVLELRLGDEITDNEVLYLTMHVARLASEPATAC
- a CDS encoding family 1 glycosylhydrolase; translated protein: MAHEIMPQAKIGCMLIAIPIYPLTPDPADVLKVMHADHANYAFGDVHCRGAYPGYFLRTLREKGIELEITDEDREILTNTVDFVSFSYYMSICETSDPAKQVPGEGNIMGGVPNPTLPASEWGWQIDPTGLRIILNAYWDRWRKPLFIVENGLGAKDQLVEVDGRLTVEDDYRIAYLNDHLLAAREAVEDGVELLGYTSWGCIDLVSASTAQLSKRYGFIYVDRNDDGSGTLARYRKKSFDWYRELIASNGATLR